One part of the Pandoraea faecigallinarum genome encodes these proteins:
- the rpsF gene encoding 30S ribosomal protein S6 yields MRHYEIVFIVHPDQSEQVPAMIERYRGTVESRQGKIHRVEDWGRRQLAYMIEKLAKAHYVCMNIECDQETLDELEHAFKFNDAVLRHLVVKMKKAETAPSPMMKEVAREEAKKAAATPATEAAAS; encoded by the coding sequence ATGCGTCATTACGAAATCGTATTTATCGTTCACCCCGATCAGAGCGAGCAAGTGCCTGCAATGATCGAGCGCTATCGTGGCACGGTCGAGTCCCGCCAGGGCAAGATCCACCGCGTCGAAGACTGGGGCCGTCGTCAACTGGCCTACATGATCGAAAAGCTGGCCAAGGCTCACTACGTTTGCATGAACATCGAATGCGACCAGGAAACCCTGGACGAGCTGGAACACGCATTCAAGTTCAACGACGCCGTTCTGCGCCACCTCGTCGTGAAGATGAAGAAGGCCGAAACCGCGCCGTCGCCGATGATGAAGGAAGTGGCCCGCGAAGAAGCCAAGAAGGCTGCCGCCACGCCCGCGACCGAAGCTGCCGCTTCGTAA
- the priB gene encoding primosomal replication protein N, which produces MNRLRLEASIVEIGTLRYTPAGLPVIDVTLAHEGTAEEAGVARQVEFSIPAVAIGPISAKVMALGLEKPAQWAGFLAKKHRNSRTLVFHITALQAFEKDC; this is translated from the coding sequence GTGAATCGCCTTCGGCTCGAGGCCAGCATCGTCGAAATCGGCACGCTGCGCTATACCCCGGCCGGGCTTCCCGTGATCGATGTCACGCTGGCGCACGAGGGAACCGCCGAAGAGGCGGGCGTGGCCCGTCAGGTCGAGTTCTCGATACCGGCAGTAGCGATCGGTCCCATCAGTGCCAAAGTCATGGCGTTGGGACTTGAGAAGCCGGCCCAGTGGGCAGGTTTTCTGGCCAAGAAGCATCGCAATAGCCGCACCCTGGTGTTTCACATCACAGCATTGCAAGCATTTGAAAAGGATTGTTGA
- the rpsR gene encoding 30S ribosomal protein S18: MPRPNGKNKKFDRRRQQQNPLFKRKKFCRFTVAGVEQIDYKDVETLKDFIGDNGKITPARLTGTKAHYQRQLDTAIKRARFLALLPYTDLHGA; encoded by the coding sequence ATGCCGCGTCCTAACGGTAAAAACAAGAAGTTTGATCGCCGCCGCCAACAGCAAAACCCGCTGTTCAAGCGCAAGAAGTTCTGCCGCTTCACCGTCGCCGGTGTCGAGCAGATCGATTACAAGGATGTCGAAACGCTGAAGGACTTCATCGGCGACAACGGCAAGATCACCCCGGCTCGCCTGACGGGCACCAAGGCGCACTACCAGCGCCAGCTCGATACGGCTATCAAGCGCGCGCGTTTCCTCGCGCTGCTGCCGTACACCGATCTGCACGGTGCTTAA
- the rplI gene encoding 50S ribosomal protein L9, with translation MQVILLEKVVNLGNLGDIVKVKDGFARNFLIPTKKARRATKDAIAEFEVRRAELEKAAAEKLAAAQAEGEKLSGLTLQIAQKAGVDGRLFGSVTNFDIAEALATQGFKVEKMQVRLPNGPLKTVGDFPVQVALHTDVVIDVTVSVLGEHA, from the coding sequence ATGCAAGTGATTCTGCTGGAAAAGGTCGTCAATCTGGGTAACCTGGGCGACATCGTGAAGGTCAAGGACGGTTTCGCACGTAACTTCCTGATCCCGACGAAGAAAGCCCGCCGTGCCACCAAGGACGCGATCGCCGAATTCGAAGTTCGCCGCGCCGAACTGGAAAAGGCCGCCGCCGAAAAGCTGGCTGCTGCGCAAGCCGAAGGCGAGAAGCTGTCGGGTCTGACGCTCCAGATCGCACAGAAGGCCGGTGTTGACGGCCGTCTGTTCGGTTCGGTCACCAACTTCGACATCGCCGAAGCCCTGGCTACCCAAGGTTTCAAGGTCGAGAAGATGCAAGTGCGTCTGCCGAACGGCCCGCTCAAGACCGTGGGTGATTTCCCGGTTCAGGTGGCGCTGCACACCGACGTCGTGATCGACGTTACCGTGTCGGTGCTGGGCGAGCACGCCTAA
- a CDS encoding replicative DNA helicase has protein sequence MNAPDPQLDSLKVPPHSIEAEQSVLGGLLLDNSAWDRIGDFLSEHDFYRYDHRQIYQHIGRLISSDRPADVITVFESLTSAGKAEDVGGLAYLNALAQNTPSAANIRRYAEIVRDRAVLRKLVTVADEIASDAFNPQGKEVRQMLDEAEAKVFAIAEEGSRSASGFLELQPLLTQVVERIDELYHREGGSDITGIPTGFVDLDRMTSGFNGGDLIIVAGRPSMGKTTFSMNIGEHIAVEEGLPVAVFSMEMPGTQLAMRMLGSVGRLDQHRLRTGKLVDEDWPKLTHAMQKMNETQLFVDETPALNPMELRARARRLARQCGKLGLIIIDYLQLMSGSGGGENRATEISEISRSLKGLAKELNVPVIALSQLNRSLEQRPNKRPVMSDLRESGAIEQDADIILFIYRDEVYNPDTPDKGTAEIIIAKQRNGPIGHVRLAFIGAYTKFDNLAGPQY, from the coding sequence ATGAACGCGCCCGATCCCCAGCTCGATTCGCTCAAGGTGCCACCGCACTCCATCGAGGCGGAGCAATCCGTGCTCGGCGGGTTGCTGCTTGACAACAGCGCCTGGGATCGTATCGGCGACTTTCTGTCCGAACACGATTTTTATCGTTACGACCATCGGCAGATCTATCAGCACATCGGACGCCTGATCTCCAGCGACCGTCCCGCGGACGTCATCACCGTTTTCGAATCGCTCACGTCGGCTGGCAAGGCCGAGGACGTGGGCGGGCTCGCCTATCTGAACGCGCTCGCGCAGAATACGCCGAGTGCGGCGAACATCCGCCGTTACGCCGAAATCGTGCGCGACCGTGCGGTGCTGCGCAAACTGGTGACGGTGGCCGACGAAATTGCTTCCGACGCCTTCAACCCGCAAGGCAAGGAAGTGCGTCAGATGCTCGACGAAGCGGAGGCGAAGGTGTTCGCCATCGCTGAAGAGGGCTCGCGCAGCGCCAGCGGTTTTCTTGAACTGCAACCGCTGCTCACGCAGGTGGTTGAGCGTATCGACGAGTTGTATCACCGCGAAGGCGGCAGCGACATCACCGGCATTCCGACGGGCTTCGTGGATCTCGATCGCATGACGTCCGGCTTCAACGGCGGCGACCTCATCATCGTGGCCGGTCGCCCGTCGATGGGCAAGACGACCTTCTCGATGAACATCGGCGAGCATATCGCCGTGGAGGAGGGGCTGCCCGTCGCGGTGTTCTCGATGGAAATGCCGGGTACGCAGTTGGCGATGCGTATGCTGGGCTCGGTCGGGCGTCTCGATCAGCATCGTCTGCGTACCGGCAAGCTGGTGGACGAAGACTGGCCGAAGCTCACGCACGCGATGCAGAAGATGAACGAGACGCAACTGTTCGTCGACGAAACGCCTGCGCTGAACCCGATGGAACTGCGCGCGCGTGCGCGACGCCTGGCACGTCAGTGCGGCAAGCTCGGCCTGATCATCATCGATTACCTTCAACTGATGAGCGGTTCGGGGGGCGGCGAAAATCGTGCGACCGAAATTTCCGAAATTTCGCGCTCGCTCAAGGGACTCGCCAAGGAACTGAACGTGCCGGTGATTGCGCTCTCGCAGTTGAACCGAAGCCTCGAACAACGCCCGAACAAGCGTCCGGTCATGTCGGACTTGCGTGAATCCGGCGCTATCGAGCAGGATGCCGACATCATCCTGTTCATCTACCGAGACGAAGTCTACAACCCCGATACCCCTGACAAGGGCACGGCCGAGATCATCATCGCGAAGCAGCGTAACGGTCCTATCGGCCACGTGCGCCTGGCTTTCATCGGTGCCTACACGAAGTTCGACAATCTGGCCGGCCCGCAATACTGA
- a CDS encoding DUF47 domain-containing protein — protein sequence MFGRFMPTEGKFFDLFNQHAACMVAGSRELSAMLNDLPNAEARTVAVQNNEKKADRITHETIDLMHKTFITPFDRDEIHKLISTMDDILDLMEDVATAVWMYDVKSVPAEARTLGEICVKCCERVQSTVALLNDMDRARDILKLCEEIDGLESEADRLLRASLSKLFREEADVKELIKQKAVSELLESVTDKCEDVANIIEGIVLENA from the coding sequence ATGTTCGGTCGCTTCATGCCCACCGAGGGCAAGTTCTTTGACCTGTTCAACCAGCACGCGGCGTGCATGGTTGCGGGCAGCCGCGAGCTGTCTGCCATGCTCAACGACCTGCCCAATGCCGAGGCACGTACCGTTGCTGTGCAGAACAACGAGAAGAAAGCGGATCGCATCACGCACGAGACCATCGACTTGATGCACAAGACGTTCATTACGCCTTTCGACCGCGATGAGATCCATAAGCTGATCAGCACCATGGACGACATCCTGGATCTGATGGAAGACGTGGCGACGGCCGTGTGGATGTACGACGTCAAGAGCGTGCCCGCCGAGGCACGTACGCTTGGCGAGATTTGCGTGAAGTGCTGCGAGCGTGTGCAAAGCACGGTCGCGCTGCTCAACGACATGGATCGTGCCCGCGACATCCTGAAGCTCTGCGAAGAAATCGACGGTCTCGAATCGGAAGCCGACCGCCTGCTGCGCGCATCGCTGTCGAAGCTGTTCCGCGAGGAAGCCGACGTGAAGGAACTGATCAAGCAGAAGGCGGTGTCCGAATTGCTCGAATCGGTGACCGACAAATGCGAGGACGTTGCCAACATCATCGAAGGCATTGTGCTGGAAAACGCCTGA
- a CDS encoding inorganic phosphate transporter, protein MATLHISLWLVGLLVVLALLFDFMNGFHDAANSIATVVSTGVLKPHQAVAFAAMFNVIALFVFHLKVAATVGKGTVHPEIVDHYVIFGALVGAIAWNIITWYYGIPSSSSHALIGGLVGAAVAKAGTGSLVASGLLQTVAFIFVSPLLGFVLGSFFMLLVSWLFFRTPPARVDRWFRRLQLVSAGMYSLGHGGNDAQKTIGIIWMLLIAAGLWPQEAAEPPLWVIIGCYLAIGLGTMFGGWRIVRTMGQKITKLKPVGGFCAETGGAFTLFFASWLGVPVSTTHTITGAIVGVGATRKLSAVRWGVAGNIVWAWVLTIPASAFIAAIAWWVGKQFL, encoded by the coding sequence ATGGCAACGCTGCACATCAGCCTCTGGCTGGTCGGACTATTGGTCGTACTGGCGCTCCTGTTCGACTTCATGAACGGTTTTCACGACGCCGCCAATTCGATCGCCACGGTCGTCTCGACGGGCGTGCTCAAACCGCATCAGGCGGTGGCTTTCGCCGCCATGTTCAACGTCATCGCGCTGTTCGTCTTTCACCTGAAAGTCGCGGCGACGGTGGGCAAGGGTACGGTTCACCCCGAGATCGTCGATCACTATGTGATCTTCGGCGCCCTCGTCGGTGCGATCGCCTGGAACATCATCACGTGGTACTACGGCATTCCGTCGAGTTCGTCGCATGCACTGATCGGTGGTCTGGTCGGCGCCGCGGTGGCCAAGGCGGGCACGGGCTCGCTCGTTGCGAGCGGTCTGCTGCAAACCGTGGCATTCATTTTCGTCTCGCCGCTGCTCGGTTTCGTGCTCGGTTCGTTCTTCATGCTGCTCGTCTCGTGGCTGTTCTTCCGCACGCCACCGGCGCGCGTGGACCGCTGGTTCCGTCGTCTGCAACTGGTTTCGGCGGGTATGTACAGCCTCGGACACGGCGGCAACGACGCACAGAAGACCATCGGCATCATCTGGATGCTGCTGATCGCTGCCGGTCTGTGGCCGCAGGAAGCTGCCGAGCCGCCGCTGTGGGTGATCATTGGCTGCTATCTGGCAATCGGTCTGGGCACCATGTTCGGCGGCTGGCGTATCGTGCGCACGATGGGACAGAAGATCACGAAGCTCAAGCCGGTCGGCGGTTTCTGCGCCGAAACGGGCGGGGCGTTCACGCTGTTCTTTGCGTCGTGGCTGGGCGTGCCGGTTTCGACCACGCACACCATTACCGGCGCCATCGTTGGCGTGGGCGCCACGCGCAAGCTCTCGGCCGTGCGTTGGGGCGTGGCGGGCAACATCGTCTGGGCATGGGTGCTGACGATTCCGGCATCGGCGTTCATAGCCGCCATCGCCTGGTGGGTCGGCAAGCAGTTCCTGTGA
- a CDS encoding C40 family peptidase, whose product MAQSKTSPIALAGLPWRSAGVLALTLLVAACSSGPTVRQGGSANYGNRTVGPERSAGQEEITLEAMSLVGIPYRYGGNTPDSGFDCSGLVRYVVARAAGVNLPRTTADMSGVGTVLERDDLASGDLIFFNTTGRAHSHVGIYVGQGKFVHAPNSGGTVRLESIFLPYWAKRIDGVRRVAANKAPAGNTMYVDRSAPAALAEAPVATPLPNVPMSTTPNRPLTAATPSPMETPQAISPSSTARLTAPPAQDDDPIARFANSSM is encoded by the coding sequence ATGGCTCAAAGCAAGACGTCGCCAATAGCACTGGCGGGTCTTCCGTGGCGAAGCGCGGGTGTGCTCGCACTGACACTGCTGGTTGCCGCGTGCTCCTCGGGCCCCACGGTCCGGCAAGGCGGTAGTGCGAATTACGGCAATCGCACCGTCGGCCCCGAGCGCAGCGCCGGGCAAGAGGAAATCACGCTCGAAGCGATGAGCCTAGTTGGCATTCCTTACCGCTACGGCGGCAATACTCCCGATTCCGGTTTCGATTGCAGCGGCCTCGTGCGCTATGTCGTGGCGCGCGCCGCAGGTGTCAATTTGCCCCGCACTACCGCCGACATGAGCGGTGTGGGCACCGTACTGGAACGGGACGACCTCGCCTCCGGCGATCTGATCTTCTTCAATACGACGGGGCGCGCCCACTCGCATGTGGGCATCTATGTGGGACAAGGAAAGTTCGTTCACGCACCGAATTCCGGCGGCACGGTGCGTTTGGAAAGCATCTTCCTCCCTTATTGGGCAAAGCGTATCGACGGTGTTCGGCGTGTGGCGGCCAACAAGGCGCCTGCCGGCAATACAATGTACGTCGATCGTTCGGCACCCGCAGCGCTCGCCGAGGCACCTGTCGCAACCCCGCTGCCGAACGTGCCGATGAGCACCACGCCGAATCGCCCCCTGACGGCCGCAACGCCCTCTCCCATGGAAACGCCCCAGGCGATCTCACCCAGCAGCACCGCAAGGCTCACGGCGCCCCCCGCTCAGGACGACGATCCGATCGCGCGTTTCGCCAACAGTTCGATGTAA
- a CDS encoding PhoH family protein: MPLPSAPTKPGTLLAPEQFPTRLKPSRTEAKKPIPSSEQHALGETSGAAGTTNATELKVVPKTAPATQTAPQPSPVARSPQSPPADSGGASASLKSVKPTATGSASKRTRGKDLEPAKLFVLDTNVLMHDPSSLFRFEEHDVYLPMMTLEELDNHKKGMSEVARNARQVSRTLDGLVAESGTKSMAEGIPLSRLGNKDATGRLYFQTDLPDVPPLEGLPQGKADNQILGVVRALQDKFRDRQVVLVSKDINMRVKAHALGLPAEDYFNDKVLEDSDLLYSGVMALPPDFWTKHGKGMESWQDNRTGTTFYRITGPLCASFLINQFVYLETNNGEAPFYAQVREINGKTALLQTLRDYGHHKNNVWGITARNREQNFALNLLMNPEVDFITLLGQAGTGKTLLALAAGLAQTLDEKRYNEIIITRATVPVGEDIGFLPGTEEEKMQPWMGAFDDNLEVLQKTDDSAGEWGRAATQELIRSRLKVKSMNFMRGRTFVNKFVIIDEAQNLTPKQMKTLVTRAGPGTKLICLGNIAQIDTPYLTEGSSGLTYVVDRFKGWGHSGHVTLARGERSRLADYAAEIL, translated from the coding sequence ATGCCATTGCCATCGGCGCCGACCAAACCGGGCACGCTGCTTGCCCCGGAACAATTCCCCACTCGCCTCAAACCTTCGCGCACGGAGGCCAAGAAACCGATCCCCTCGTCTGAACAACATGCACTGGGCGAGACGTCCGGTGCTGCGGGCACCACCAACGCGACCGAGTTGAAGGTCGTCCCGAAAACCGCCCCGGCAACGCAGACTGCACCACAGCCGTCGCCCGTCGCACGTTCGCCCCAATCACCGCCGGCGGACTCCGGCGGCGCCAGCGCGTCGCTCAAGTCGGTGAAGCCGACGGCGACGGGCTCAGCTTCGAAACGTACGCGTGGCAAGGATCTGGAACCGGCCAAGCTCTTCGTGCTCGACACGAACGTGCTCATGCACGACCCGAGCAGCCTGTTCCGCTTCGAAGAGCACGACGTCTATCTGCCGATGATGACGTTGGAAGAGCTGGACAACCACAAGAAGGGCATGTCGGAGGTGGCGCGCAACGCGCGTCAGGTGAGCCGCACGCTCGACGGCCTGGTCGCGGAAAGCGGCACGAAGTCGATGGCCGAGGGCATTCCGCTCTCGCGGCTCGGCAACAAGGACGCCACCGGACGTCTGTACTTCCAGACCGATCTTCCCGATGTTCCGCCGCTCGAAGGTCTGCCGCAAGGCAAGGCCGACAACCAGATTCTGGGCGTCGTGCGCGCGTTGCAGGACAAGTTCCGTGATCGTCAGGTCGTGCTGGTGTCGAAGGACATCAACATGCGCGTCAAGGCGCATGCGCTCGGCCTGCCCGCGGAAGACTACTTCAACGACAAGGTGCTCGAGGACAGCGACCTGCTCTACTCGGGTGTCATGGCGCTACCGCCGGACTTCTGGACGAAGCACGGCAAAGGCATGGAGAGCTGGCAGGATAACAGAACCGGCACCACGTTCTACCGCATTACCGGGCCCCTGTGCGCGAGCTTCCTCATCAACCAGTTCGTCTATCTGGAGACGAACAACGGCGAGGCGCCTTTCTACGCGCAGGTTCGGGAAATCAACGGCAAGACGGCGCTGCTGCAAACGCTGCGCGACTATGGCCACCACAAGAACAACGTGTGGGGCATTACGGCACGCAACCGCGAGCAGAACTTTGCGCTGAACCTGCTGATGAACCCCGAAGTGGACTTCATCACGTTGCTCGGTCAGGCCGGCACCGGCAAAACGCTGCTCGCGCTCGCCGCCGGTCTCGCACAGACGCTCGACGAGAAGCGCTACAACGAGATCATCATCACGCGTGCCACGGTGCCCGTCGGTGAAGACATCGGCTTCTTGCCGGGGACCGAGGAAGAGAAGATGCAACCATGGATGGGGGCATTCGACGACAACCTCGAAGTGCTGCAGAAGACGGACGACTCCGCCGGCGAATGGGGCCGCGCCGCCACGCAGGAACTCATTCGCTCGCGACTGAAGGTCAAGAGCATGAACTTCATGCGCGGACGCACGTTCGTGAACAAGTTCGTCATCATCGACGAAGCGCAGAACCTGACGCCCAAGCAGATGAAGACGCTCGTCACGCGCGCCGGCCCCGGTACCAAACTGATCTGTCTGGGCAACATCGCGCAGATCGATACGCCGTACCTCACGGAAGGCAGCTCGGGCCTGACGTACGTGGTGGATCGCTTCAAGGGATGGGGACACAGCGGCCACGTCACGCTTGCGCGCGGCGAACGCTCGCGTCTGGCGGATTACGCCGCGGAAATTCTCTGA